The DNA segment TTTGATTTGTGAATGATATTTAGGTTCCGAcagttgaatgtttttttaaatgtttttcttGCAATGATTGGGGAAGAAAAGTGTGACGAAATGTATGATTTAGTGGtaggagctcggaatcggacctacccgattccgattccgtgttcagaatcaattccggagccgaatcCCATACtgggtcgattccgattccggagccgaatcCCATGAataatcgattccgattccggatccgattcctAGTTCAGAGTCGGATCGGGAATCAGAATAGACCTGGGAAGCGCAATTTGCGGTAAcggaatcgacctgggaatcgcaacttgcggtaacggaatcagaatGGACTCCAAAATTGAAATGAGCTCCAatatgagaatcagttcttgtattgaaataaaaagtCTCGGAAGCGATATCAGTCcaaatctccatgagaatggatcggttacaagtaaattttgattatttatggCTTTCAATACGTACCATCATTGGAACTAAACGTCTATTCTTATAaggatgccgaaaccgactccgacttcggagcccattccgattccggagccgatttcgattccgtaaccgattccgatttcggagccgatttcgattccagaGCCAATTACGCTTCcgaaaccgattctgattccggaaccgattccgattccgaaaccgattccgattccggaaccgatttcgattccggtaccgattctgattccggaaccgatttcgattccggtaccgattctgattccggaaccgcTTTCGGAggcgattctggagccgattccgattacGGAACCGCTTCCGGAGgtgattctggagccgatttcgaaaCCAATTCCatagccgattctgattctggaaaatcattccggacctactatccggaatcgattccagaaaaaaaatcggagctagccggaatcgattccgatgagaacttaatttttcccatcactagtaagATGCAAGTACACTAGCCATCACAACATGATTGATCCGTTATCACAGCTAAAACGTTTCCCATTGGAAGACAGTTGGTATGGCATACATGAAAAGTTCTCAGCTCTATCATACCATATCGCGGGACAGTGGTGCACAGTGGTGGCAAATTCCGTCCTTTGaaaccctctctctctctctctatccaaCACAAACAGTTAACTTTcactcaaagaaaaaaacgattctAGTTATACTGGACACAGCTCGAAAATCTTGGAAAGGCATTTGAATATTTACCTGTGCACAGACGCGACGCTTTATTCCACTGGCAAGCGGGCAGAGTTACTCATTCTCCATGCGCTCATCGTGGCGCATTCTTTTCCTTCGATCGTTGCTCGGTTCCTCCGCCTCCAGCACCTGAAAGAGGAGCAAGAACCATTTAGCCAAAAAGATTTCCAACAGAGCGCTCCCCTAACTAATACGCACCTTCAGCCGTACGTTCAGAATGTCCGCACCGTGCAGCTGCTTGATCGCTTTCTTGGCCGACTCCTCGGAGGCGTACTTGGCATATCCGCAGTTCTTGTTCGGCAGCAGGTAAACGTCGATCAGGTCGCCGAACCGGCAGAACGTCTGCTTCAGCACGCTCGTCGGCAGCGCCTTCGGAATGCACACGATGAAGCAGCGCTGGGCAACCTCGGCGTTCGCGTTGGCCAGCGGTTGGGGCGGCGGCAGAGGCACACTGCAAAACGCCGCCTCACGATCTGTGGCGAGGGAAGAACGGGAAGAAAAAGGGTCGATTAGCGGCGCACCGGTACGGAACGAACCCCGGCCCTGCTAAACCTCCTCCACCGCCCATACCGTTTCCGTTGAATGGTTCGACCGCACCGCCTCCGCCGACTCCGACGCCCACGCCTCCGACACCGACTCCAACACCACCGACGCCCCCTACGACACCTCCGACGCCCATCGTGCCGACCGTTTCGTGCCCGAGCCGGATGATCAACCGCTCGCCGGGCGGATACTCCAGCCCGTGGATCTTGTCCCGCGCGTACATAGCCGACTGGCTGTTGTTGTACACGACCGTTGCCGTCACGTTGCGATTGTCTAGCGGGGGATGGTTAACAAGAAAACCGAACCAATTAGCATCCTGGGGAAGGAGAAAATCGCACCTCCGAACGCAACACTTACTGAAATCATTATTGATCTGGCAATAGTCCAGCCCGGGAATGATGTCGAACAGGCGCCACAGCTGGTCCTGGTTCAGCACCGGGCTGCACAGCACGGTCAGCATCGTTTCGTTTCCGTTCGGCACCATCGCACTGTTGCCGCCCGCCCCACCGTACCCGCTGAAGGCGCCAAAATCGTTGCCACCTCCGCGCCGGTCCACGGCACCGCCCGCCCCCGACCGCCTATCGTTGCCGCCCATCGCGGCAAAGCCCATCATCGCGCCGGCCCCACTCACACTGCCGacaccgccaccgcccggTCCCACCCGCCGGTCGTCGGCGAACCCGTTCGCACTGTTTACCGCACCCCCGAACACACCGGCCCCGGCGCCTCCTCCactaccgccaccaccgccggctccaccacctccaccaccacctccaccgccaccaccacctcctccgccaccaccgccgccaccgccacccccGACAAAGCCGCCAAAGTTCTCGTTCGACGAGACGGACGCGTTGCGGGGCGGCTTCGGCTCGGCAAACACGGCCTTATACTTCGGATCGCAGCCCTCGAACGCTTGGGCCGCGTGCAGAAACCGGCCAAACTTGACGTACGCAAAGCCCTTGCCCTCCTTCGTCACCTTGTCGCGGATGATGGTGACCAGATCGACCGTGCCGTACTTGCCGAACTCCTCCCGGAGCGCCTCCTCCGTCATGTCCTTCGGGATGATGACGAACAGCCGCAGGTACTTCTCCTCCTCGTTCTCCGTCTGCTTGCGCGACCCCTGCTGCCGGTTGGCCGCCACCAGCACCTTGATCGGGCGCGTATTGTCCCCGACGCACTTGCCGTTCATCTCCTCGAGCGCTCGGGCCGCGTCGGACGTTTTCGCGTACTTGATGTAGGCGACACCTTGGAAAAtaggaggagaagaaaaaaccacaaacacacacggttTAAAAGACGCAATGAAAGGCAAAATGCGCGTGGATGTGGGCGTGAGCAGGGTGGTTGCAAAAGCGAAAGggaaaaattcaataaacGGTAACACCCGAAACATGTTCCGTAATCGTCATAGCTTGTCCCCTTTTTTGCAGTAGGCGATGCATTCGCCACCTTTGTGAAAAAGGAAATGCAACCCCTAACCTTACccatacacgcacgcacaaacccacacacacacatcaaacacGAATGCTCGCATAGAAACGCATCTATCACGACGCGCtccctcttcctcctccttctcgaGCTGTTCGGTAATACCTTTGCCTTCGCCCGTCGCCCGGTCCTTGACGATCCATATTTCCTCGATGTCGCCAAACTTGTCGAAGTGTT comes from the Anopheles coluzzii chromosome 2, AcolN3, whole genome shotgun sequence genome and includes:
- the LOC120949054 gene encoding RNA-binding protein 45, coding for MAERRSGGTSRNNFTEEKSSADTPPMSRLFIICSKSVTEENLREHFDKFGDIEEIWIVKDRATGEGKGVAYIKYAKTSDAARALEEMNGKCVGDNTRPIKVLVAANRQQGSRKQTENEEEKYLRLFVIIPKDMTEEALREEFGKYGTVDLVTIIRDKVTKEGKGFAYVKFGRFLHAAQAFEGCDPKYKAVFAEPKPPRNASVSSNENFGGFVGGGGGGGGGGGGGGGGGGGGGGGGAGGGGGSGGGAGAGVFGGAVNSANGFADDRRVGPGGGGVGSVSGAGAMMGFAAMGGNDRRSGAGGAVDRRGGGNDFGAFSGYGGAGGNSAMVPNGNETMLTVLCSPVLNQDQLWRLFDIIPGLDYCQINNDFNNRNVTATVVYNNSQSAMYARDKIHGLEYPPGERLIIRLGHETVGTMGVGGVVGGVGGVGVGVGGVGVGVGGGGAVEPFNGNDREAAFCSVPLPPPQPLANANAEVAQRCFIVCIPKALPTSVLKQTFCRFGDLIDVYLLPNKNCGYAKYASEESAKKAIKQLHGADILNVRLKVLEAEEPSNDRRKRMRHDERMENE